The Accipiter gentilis chromosome 7, bAccGen1.1, whole genome shotgun sequence genome includes a region encoding these proteins:
- the LOC126040632 gene encoding GON-4-like protein isoform X4, with protein sequence MSLSLKMLPCKKRRAAVAGPQSPRERGGAEEDAELPGAGGSSAAGAVDGGSSAKLAPAARAGGPYCGPGVWRGPGEGSLKGGKRPPARAAQGSGQEAPGAKEACATAQIPEGLASPEAVAEGKTPKLCTEVEVNSQRDPYLTENQSAMQESPVRSSLQLAVRNPTVMKPLKNTRAGEWPQWTDEENEDLGLFIPLEEQDGEDIERRKRRRKATKRKREGKSQEEEGSLSCDIKLDDTLDRTLEDGAKQHNLTVVNVRNILHEVITNEHVVAMMKAAISETEDIPLFEPKMTRSKLKEVVEKGVVIPTWNISPIKKANEVKPPQFVDIPLEEDDSSDEEYQPDDEDEDETAEESLLESDVESTASSPRGAKRSRTRRSSDEEGGMLCEMEKVTTPVVRHISAEVVPMGPPPPPKPKQNKDSTFMEKLHAVDEELASSPVCMDSYQSLEDSLIAFRTRSKRPLKDVPLGQLEAELRAPDITPDMYDPNTADDEEWKRWLGGLMNDDVENEDEADDDDDPEYNFLEDLDEPDTEDFRNDRAVRITKKEVNELMEELFETFQDEMGFSNMEDEGPEDDENVTESRPNFNTPQALRFEEPLANLLNEQHRTVKEQLEQLRMKKSSIKPPQEIEKSKPQNEKPLQSLVLDSMQRKRLQQQMQQHVQLLTQIHLLASSNPALSSEASTTRMFLSELGNFARSSALLRQSFNPKFQTMFQPCNLKGALQLIEDFHAQVQVDWSPRKAVKKSANEFPCLPKQVAWILATRRVFMYPELLPICSLKANPPRDKIIFTKAEDNLLALGLKHFEGTEFPKPLISKYLLPTKTAHQLTVRIKNLNMNRAPDNIIRYYKKTKQLPVLFKCCEEIQPNEWKPPVEREEHRLPFWLKASLPSIQGELKQLAEDAREMPGSPDAEGVFLGTGKETSDTEYDEKYPLLMPKGLVLTLKPLANRFSRRAWRRQRSSALKPVLIRPSPCLQPSSNTINIQKTVKLSQSEAPPSKVMVQIPRLIQPATVMQTVPGVQPLNVPAVVGSGDGLEFQNVLSTSHSDSRQAFSAAVPPALVSSNPVTFQPKLMLPALAGAKIRKPCVRKGYQKKKGTKSAPLIKTSPLIQPSPVILTVPATTVKVVNIGNGCNMIQPINTTVGRGTQAIPVTTLLVNPSTFPCPLNQPLVTSSIPSLIVSPNPVSLSASSVGENEEQLNLVPSCPSGNNKNTYPTVEPKVEPPELYVSCSAVSPKECSTNPATSNNSSQQKVNKTDCCSWTVVKGDENTSEPLCVDLLPHLEDPDETVKIEPEDSNDATKEVNPVQKRDLLCAKVKEEFMLHLSQELNMEAACSCSNDLKEIKKEHTLCDEKGEEERRALQTSPHGEQHMDAGVVAGPQVSSESPKNLSYTADVEAEFSSPLGRPEDSSSIDGQSVGTPAGPEAGGEREGPEEEEEDDFDDFTQDEDEEMSSASEESILSVPELQETMEKLTWLATERRLSQEGDSEEENSQEENSEPEEEEEEEGEGIESLQKDDEICGDTSEEPKSAFTLTKAAPQLEARRMPAGENMKAPGKSRSSHRTRNKRGRARASKDTSKLLLLYDEDILERDPLREQKDLAFAQAYLTRVREALQHVPGKYEDFLRVIYEFEISTDKQTAVDLYSTLQKLLHDWPQLLTDFAAFLLPEQALECGLFCNGCQYKWKKNIKTGIL encoded by the exons ATGTCGCTCTCGCTGAAGATGCTGCCCTGCAAGAAGAGGAGagcggcggtggcggggccgcAGAGCCCGCGGGAGCGCGGCGGCGCCGAGGAGGACGCGGAGCTGCCCGGCGCCGGCGGCTCCTCCGCGGCGGGCGCCGTCGATGGCGGGTCTTCCGCCAAACTTGCGCCAGcggcccgagccggcgggccgtACTGCGGCCCGGGCGTGTGGAGGGGGCCCGGGGAGGGCTCGCTGAAGGGCGGGAAGAGGCCCCCGGCCAGGGCGGCCCAGGGCTCCGGTCAGGAAGCGCCGGGCGCGAAGGAGGCCTGTGCTACCGCCCAGATCCCCGAGGGCCTCGCGAGTCCCGAAGCGGTGGCGGAAG GGAAAACACCTAAGCTGTGTACAGAGGTGGAAGTGAATTCGCAGAGAGATCCATATCTGACGGAAAACCAATCTGCAATGCAGGAGTCTCCAGTGAGAAGTTCTTTGCAGCTGGCTGTTAGAAATCCTACTGTGATGAAGCCACTGAAGAACACCAGAGCTGGTGAGTGGCCCCAGTGGACTGATGAGGAAAATGAGGATTTGGGACTGTTTATTCCATTGG aGGAGCAAGATGGAGAGGATattgagagaaggaagagaaggaggaaggcaaCCAAacggaaaagagaagggaaaagtcAGGAAGAGGAGGGATCTTTATCTTGTGACATCAAGCTAGATGATACTCTTGATCGCACCTTAGAAGATGGAGCTAAACAACATAACCTGACAGTTGTCAACGTGCGAAACATCCTGCAT GAAGTGATCACAAATGAGCATGTTGTTGCTATGATGAAAGCAGCCATCAGTGAGACAGAAGATATACCTCTGTTT GAGCCCAAAATGACTCGTTCCAAACTGAAGGAAGTTGTGGAGAAAGGAGTG GTGATTCCAACATGGAATATTTCTCCAATTAAGAAGGCGAATGAGGTGAAG CCTCCTCAGTTCGTGGACATTCCTCTTGAGGAAGATGATTCATCTGATGAAGAATACCAGCCtgatgatgaggatgaggatgagacTGCAGAAGAG AGCTTGCTGGAAAGTGATGTAGAGAGCACTGCTTCTTCTCCTCGGGGAGCAAAACGATCTAGGACAAGGCGATCATCTGATGAAGAGGGAGGGATGCTCTGTGAG ATGGAGAAGGTTACTACACCTGTTGTTAGACATATTAGTGCCGAAGTAGTTCCCATGGGACCTCCACCACCTcctaaaccaaagcaaaacaaagacagCACTTTCATGGAGAAGCTGCATGCAGTGGATGAAGAATTGGCTTCAAGCCCAGTATGCATGGATTCTTACCAG TCTCTGGAAGACAGCCTCATTGCCTTCCGAACCCGATCTAAGAGACCGCTGAAGGATGTTCCTCTTGGTCAGCTGGAGGCTGAGCTCCGAGCCCCAGATATCACACCTGATATGTATGATCCCAatactgcagatgatgaagaatGGAAAAGGTGGCTTGGAGGACTCATGAATGACGATGTGGAGAATGAAG ATGAagcagatgatgatgatgacccTGAGTACAACTTCCTGGAAGATCTGGATGAACCAGATACAGAAGACTTCAGAAATGATCGTGCTGTGAGAATTACCA AAAAGGAAGTGAATGAACTGATGGAGGAGCTGTTTGAGACA TTTCAGGACGAGATGGGTTTCTCAAACATGGAAGATGAAGGTCCAGAAGATGATGAAAATGTTACAGAGTCACGGCCAAATTTTAATACACCACAGGCACTTAG ATTTGAAGAGCCTCTGGCCAATTTACTGAATGAACAACACCGGACAGTGAAGGAACAACTTGAACAGTTGAGAATGAAAAAGTCCTCTATCAAGCCACCACAAGAGATAGAAAAATCAAAACCTCAAAATGAGAAGCCTCTCCAGAGCCTTGTTCTGGACAGTATGCAAAGAAAGAGGCTCCAGCAGCAAATGCAGCAG CACGTTCAGCTTCTGACTCAAATCCATCTTCTTGCAAGTTCCAACCCTGCTTTAAGTTCAGAGGCCAGTACTACCAGGATGTTTTTG AGTGAACTTGGTAACTTTGCTCGAAGCTCTGCACTCCTTCGTCAGTCGTTCAATCCTAAATTTCAAACAATGTTCCAGCCATGTAACTTGAAGGGAGCACTGCAGCTCATTGAAGACTTTCATGCCCAAGTCCAAGTTGACTGGAGCCCTCGCAAAGCTGTGAAGAAGAGTG CCAATGAATTTCCATGTTTGCCAAAGCAAGTGGCATGGATTTTGGCAACAAGGAGAGTCTTTATGTACCCAGAGCTACTGCCAATATGTTCCTTGAAAGCAAACCCTCCCCGGGACAAGATTATCTTCACCAAGGCAGAGGACAA tTTATTAGCTTTAGGTTTGAAACATTTTGAAGGCACAGAGTTTCCAAAGCCTTTGATCAGCAAGTATCTCTTGCCAACAAAAACTGCCCACCAGCTTACAGTACGAATCAAGAATCTCAATATGAATCGAGCCCCTGATAATATCATCAGA TActataaaaagacaaaacagttgCCTGTTCTGTTCAAGTGCTGTGAGGAAATCCAGCCTAACGAGTGGAAGCCACCTGTGGAGAGAGAAGAACATCGCCTGCCATTTTGGCTAAAG GCAAGCTTGCCTTCCATTCAGGGGGAATTGAAGCAATTAGCAGAAGATGCCAGGGAGATGCCAGGTTCACCTGATGCAGAAGGTGTCTTTTTGGGGACAGGAAAGGAAACTTCAGACACAGAATATGATGAAAAATACCCTCTACTTATGCCAAAGGGACTAGTACTGACCCTAAAGCCCCTTGCCAATCGATTCTCTAGGAGAGCATGGAGGAGGCAGAGGTCTTCAGCTCTGAAGCCTGTCCTCATTCGACCAAGTCCTTGTCTGCAGCCTAGTTCCAACACTATTAACATCCAGAAAACTGTGAAGCTATCCCAGTCAGAAGCTCCTCCCAGCAAAGTTATGGTTCAGATTCCTCGGCTAATCCAGCCAGCTACAGTTATGCAGACTGTGCCAGGAGTGCAGCCTTTGAATGTTCCAGCAGTGGTAGGAAGTGGGGATGGCTTGGAATTTCAGAATGTGCTTTCCACTTCGCATTCAGACTCCAGACAAGCTTTCTCAGCTGCTGTACCACCAGCTCTAGTGTCCTCAAATCCAGTAACTTTTCAGCCAAAACTGATGTTGCCAGCTTTGGCCGGAGCAAAAATACGCAAACCTTGTGTTCGTAAGggataccaaaagaaaaaagggacaaaatCTGCCCCACTGATAAAGACTTCACCTTTGATTCAGCCATCTCCTGTCATCCTTACTGTACCTGCTACCACAGTGAAAGTGGTTAATATAGGCAATGGTTGCAATATGATTCAGCCCATAAATACAACAGTTGGTAGAGGCACTCAGGCTATTCCAGTTACAACCTTATTGGTAAATCCATCCACTTTCCCATGTCCATTAAATCAGCCTCTAGTGACTTCTTCAATCCCTTCATTGATAGTTTCTCCTAACCCTGTCAGTCTATCTGCATCATCTGTTGGTGAAAATGAAGAACAGTTGAATCTGGTTCCTTCCTGCCCTTctggaaacaacaaaaatacctaTCCCACAGTGGAGCCCAAGGTTGAACCCCCAGAGTTGTATGTTTCGTGCTCTGCTGTCTCACCCAAGGAGTGTAGTACAAATCCTGCCACTTCAAATAACAGCAGTCAGCAAAAGGTAAACAAGACTGACTGCTGTAGCTGGACAGTGGTAAAAGGAGACGAGAACACTTCAGAGCCATTGTGTGTGGACCTTTTGCCTCATTTAGAAGATCCAGATGAAACAGTGAAAATTGAGCCTGAAGATTCAAATGATGCTACCAAGGAAGTAAATCCAGTACAGAAGAGGGATCTTTTATGTGCTAAAGTGAAGGAGGAATTCATGCTGCATCTCAGCCAGGAGCTGAACATGGAGGCTGCATGTTCATGTTCAAAtgacctgaaagaaattaaaaaggagcATACTTTGTGTGATGAGAAGGGAGAAGAAGAACGACGGGCTTTGCAGACGTCTCCCCATGGAGAACAGCACATGGATGCAGGTGTTGTTGCTGGACCACAAGTAAGCAGTGAGTCTCCAAAGAATCTTTCTTATACAGCAGATGTTGAGGCAGAATTTAGTAGTCCACTAGGAAGACCAGAGGATTCGTCTAGTATAGACGGCCAGTCTGTTGGGACACCAGCTGGCCCtgaagctggaggagagagagaaggaccggaagaagaggaagaagacgaCTTCGATGATTTTACACAAGATGAGGATGAAGAAATGTCATCAGCCTCAGAAGAATCTATTCTTTCAGTGCCAGAACTTCAg GAGACAATGGAAAAACTTACTTGGCTTGCAACAGAGAGACGTTTAAGCCAAGAAGGAGATTCTGAAGAAGAGAATTCCCAGGAAGAGAACTCTGagcctgaggaagaggaggaggaggaaggggaaggaatagAGAGTTTACAGAAAGATGATGAAATATGTGGCGATACATCAGAAGAACCTAAATCTGCCTTCACATTGACAAAGGCAGCCCCACAGTTAGAAGCCCGCAGAATGCCAGCAG GAGAAAACATGAAAGCCCCTGGGAAGAGCAGGAGCTCCCACAGAACCAGAAATAAGAGGGGACGGGCTCGTGCTAGCAAAGATACATCTAAGCTACTCCTCTTGTATGATGAAGACATCCTGGAGAGAGATCCCCTGCGGGAACAGAAAGATCTGGCATTTGCACAAGCTTATCTAACCAGG GTGCGTGAAGCCTTGCAGCATGTTCCTGGAAAGTATGAAGACTTTCTTCGCGTTATCTATGAGTTTGAGATTAGCACGGACAAGCAAACAGCTGTGGATCTCTATTCCACTTTACAGAAACTGTTGCATGACTGGCCACAGTTGCTCACAGATTTTGCTGCCTTTCTATTACCAGAACAAGCTTTGGAGTGTGGACTG TTTTGCAATGGATGtcaatacaaatggaaaaaaaatatcaagacagGCATTTTATAG